Proteins co-encoded in one Myripristis murdjan chromosome 4, fMyrMur1.1, whole genome shotgun sequence genomic window:
- the LOC115358264 gene encoding meprin A subunit beta-like produces MASRWTILLFALGLAAAKLTGDTETDVDEGRDWDIFDINEEAKLDLLEGDIYQDESEERNSIIGDQYRWPTTIPYYLEDSLEMNAKGVILKAFEQYRLKTCIDFTPWKGEKNYISVYKGSGCFSSVGNHRVGKQQLSIGRGCDRLGKVEHEFLHALGFWHEQSRADRDDYVNIMWDHIKPNHTHNFIKYNDTVSSALNVPYDYSSVMHYSKTTFSITSNPTIVTKIPEFMDVIGQRMEFSDSDLLKLNRLYNCTTSSTFVDSCDFEEENICGMIQGPGGNAKWEQLSSVSGGPQSDFTNQGQCKGKGFFMHFSTASGTAGDRAHLESRFLYPKPGAQCLQFFLYNSGAADDLLNIWVREYDIVNPGRQPKLFKTISGGVMGSWELHHVNLDMKTKSRVIFEGVKGKLPSTGGLSLDDINLSSASCPQHIWRLRNITGLLATTPPGAKLYSPRFLSPADYSFQVGVYLNGLQDQPGYMATYFHLTSGPNDHSLKWPCPWQQATMLLLDQQSDIRLQMSMQHMVTTDPNKLSSNGKEYYWDNPSKVGSQVTEADGSSYYRGPGTGTNVFLSHGRLKSRKFIKGDDAFFFLSLDDISKLLIPQPLPPSAVQGDDSQVKAAVQETPTGPAGNPTAGQAMRSPSSVLDFSRRARPKTRRRLSSRRNTS; encoded by the exons atgGCCTCCAGGTGGACGATTCTGCTCTTTGCTCTGGGACTG GCAGCAGCCAAGCTGACAGGTGACACAG AGACGGACGTGGACGAGGGCCGTGACTGGGACATCTTTGACATCAATGAAG AGGCCAAGCTGGACCTGCTGGAGGGAGACATTTACCAGGATGAA TCAGAAGAGAGAAACTCCATCATAGGAGACCAGTATCGCTGGCCAACAACTATCCCCTACTACCTGGAGGACAGTCTGG AGATGAACGCGAAGGGAGTTATTCTGAAGGCCTTTGAGCAGTACAGACTGAAGACCTGCATCGACTTCACACCttggaaaggagagaagaactACATCTCTGTGTACAAAGGCAGcgg aTGCTTCTCCTCAGTCGGTAACCACCGTGTGGGGAAGCAGCAGCTGTCCATCGGTAGAGGGTGTGATCGTCTGGGAAAAGTGGAGCACGAGTTCCTGCACGCTCTGGGCTTCTGGCACGAGCAGTCCAGGGCCGACCGCGACGACTACGTCAACATCATGTGGGACCACATCAAACCCA ACCACACGCACAACTTCATAAAGTACAACGACACGGTGTCCAGCGCCCTGAACGTGCCCTACGACTACAGCTCCGTCATGCACTACAGCAAGACAACCTTCAGCATCACCTCCAACCCCACCATCGTCACCAAGATCCCCGAGTTCATGGACGTGATCGGCCAGAGGATGGAGTTCAGCGACAGCGACCTGCTTAAGCTCAACCGCCTCTACAACTGCA CCACTTCTTCTACCTTTGTGGATTCCTGTGACTTTGAGGAGGAGAACATCTGCGGGATGATCCAGGGTCCTGGAGGAAACGCCAAATGGGAACAGCTCAGCAGCGTGAGCGGAGGGCCTCAGAGCGACTTCACCAACCAGGGACAATGCAAAG GAAAAGGTTTCTTCATGCACTTCAGCACAGCGTCTGGGACAGCTGGTGACCGTGCACATCTGGAGAGCCGCTTCCTTTACCCCAAACCTGGAGCCCAGTGTCTGCAGTTCTTCCTGTACAACAGCGGAGCCGCCGATGATCTGCTGAACATCTGGGTGAGAGAGTACGACATAGTCAACCCTGGACGACAGCCGAAGCTCTTCAAGACCATTTCAG gaGGGGTCATGGGCTCCTGGGAGCTCCACCATGTGAATCTGGACATGAAGACAAAGTCTCGAGTGATTTTCGAGGGGGTGAAGGGAAAGCTCCCGTCGACCGGCGGTCTCTCTCTGGACGACATTAACCTCTCATCTGCCAGCTGCCCTCAGCACATCTGGAGGCTCCGCAACATCACCGGCCTGCTGGCCACCACGCCTCCCGGGGCCAAACTGTACAGCCCCCGCTTCCTGTCGCCCGCAGACTACTCCTTCCAG GTCGGCGTGTACTTGAACGGACTACAGGACCAGCCGGGCTACATGGCCACCTACTTCCATCTAACCTCAGGCCCCAACGACCACAGCCTGAAGTGGCCCTGTCCATGGCAACAGGCCAccatgctgctgctggatcAGCAGTCAGACATCAGGCTGCAAATGAGCATGCAGCATATGGTCACCACCGACCCCAACAAGCTGTCCAGCAACG gtAAAGAGTACTACTGGGACAACCCCAGCAAAGTGGGATCTCAAGTGACAGAGGCCGACGGCAGCAGCTACTACCGCGGGCCGGGCACCGGCACGAATGTCTTCCTCAGCCACGGCAGACTGAAGAGCAGGAAGTTCATCAAGGGAGACGATGCCTTCTTCTTCCTGAGTTTGGATG ATATTTCCAAGCTGCTGATCCCCCAGCCTCTGCCACCCTCAGCGGTCCAGGGTGACGACTCCCAGGTGAAGGCAGCCGTCCAGGAGACACCGACGGGACCCGCTGGTAACCCCACGGCGGGTCAAGCAATGAGGTCTCCCTCTTCTGTGCTTGATTTCTCCCG GAGAGCCAGGCCAAAGACTCGCCGCCGTCTATCATCACGCCGTAATACGTCCTGA